Within the Acidimicrobiia bacterium genome, the region CCCGTGGCAGTCCCATCCACCTTTCCGGGGGACGTAATGGCCGCGCATCGTCTGGAACCGCGGGTACAAGTCCTTGAACGAGCGGGCCCAGAGATGATGCAGACCGGGCAGGGCGTTCGCGGTTGGCGGACCCTCGTAGAACACCCACTCCGGCGCGCCCTCGCGCTGTCGTAGGCTCTCGGCGAACACGTCGTCGCGCGCCCATCGCGCGAGCACGCGCTCCTCGAGCGCAACGAGATCGAGGTCGCGGTCCACCGACTCGAAGGCCACCGCGGGAGCGTATCGTGCAGGTTTCGAGCCACCCTTCCTCATATCGACGTTCACTTGGAGTCATATGCCGGTCGCGCCCGATCTTGTGACGACAGACGGCGACGCCGTCGTTGTCGCAGTGCACGTCCAACCGCGTGCCGGTCGGACCGCGGTCGTCGGTCGTCACGGCGACGCGTTGAAGGTGCGCGTCGCGGCGCCGCCCGTAGATGACCGTGCCAACGAGGCGACGATCGCACTGCTGGCTGACGTCCTCGATGTCCCCGCGAGCGCGATGAGCGTGGTCGCAGGCGCACGGTCGCGGATGAAGCGAGTGCGCGTGCAGGGCATCGACCATGAGACCGCTGTGGAACGAGTGGAACGAGCGCTGGAGCTCGCCGCGGAGCCGCCCGGCCCTCGGCAGCGGCGGCAGCGCTGAGACGCAGCGGAGCCGTGCTCGGCTCGTTGATGGGGGCAGAAGGAGGGGCTACGCTCCCACGCTCTCCCGGGGCCGGTTCGGCCCATGCCCGCGACCCGAAGGGGATCCAGGATGCCGGGGGCACCACGTAAGAAGGCGACCGCGCGACGCGCCACATCGCGTCAGGCCTCGAAGACCACCAAGAAGACGGCGCGCCCGGCAAAGCCGGTGCGCCCGTCGAGACCCCCCGCCAAGAAGGTCGCGAAGAAGGTCACCAAGCAGGCGAAGTCGACCAAGTCGACCAAGTCGACCAAGTCGACCAAAACGGGGAAGATCACGAAAGCTGCGAAGACGACGAAGTCGGCGAAGGCGATTGCCCCGAAGCCGTCGCCCAAGTCCGTTGCGAAGGCCAAGGCGGTCGCCAAGCCGGCCAAGGTCATGAAGGCCTCGGCGAGTGCAACCAAGGCGGCCGCGCCGGCGAAGGCGGCGAGGCTCCCCGTGGTCACGAAGGTGCCGGCGGCGCGCCTCCCAGGCGCAGTGGGCGCGGAGTCCTCGCCGGTCAAGGCCCTGGCGGGTCGCAAGCGAACCGTGATCTGCGAGCTGTCCGGATTCGAGGTGACACCAGGAGCCCCTGCGCTGTCAGCCAAGACGCTCGAGCGCCTTCGACAGAAGCTCGTGGCGGAGAAAGAGCGGTTGCAGAACCAGGCCGAGGAGCTCGCGGCGGAGGCCGAGCAGCTTGCGGCCGAGCGCGAGGCTGGAGACACACAGTTCGACGAGGAGTCTGGCGAGGGCGACACCGTCAACGTCGAGCGTGAGCGGGATCTCCTGCTCTCGGCCACGGCAAGGCAGGTGGTCGAGGAGATCGACGAAGCGCTCACGCGCATCAAGAAGGGCAGCTACGGAGTCTGCAAGCCCGCCGGCCGAAAGCTCCCGCTCGAGCGCCTCGAGGCGATCCCATGGGCGAACGTCTGCGTCGACTGCAAGGCGCGTGCCGAACGCCGACGCTAAGCCGCGTGTCGATTCCGCTCGCGTCGCGGCCGCGATCGTGGCCGTGGTCCTCGCGCTCGATCAGGCGAGCAAGGCGTGGGCGGTGGCCGAGCTCGACGACGGACCGGTCTCGATCATCGGGACCGATGTCGAGCTTCGGCTGAGCTTCAACTCAGGCGGAGCCTTCAGCCTCTTCCGCGGCTTCACGCCGTTGCTCGCCGTGCTCGCCATCGTGATCGCGGTCGTGCTCGTGCGGGCGGTCCGGCGCACCGACGACAGGTGGACGCTCATCGCCCTCTCTCTCGTGCTTGCCGGTG harbors:
- the lspA gene encoding signal peptidase II — encoded protein: MPNADAKPRVDSARVAAAIVAVVLALDQASKAWAVAELDDGPVSIIGTDVELRLSFNSGGAFSLFRGFTPLLAVLAIVIAVVLVRAVRRTDDRWTLIALSLVLAGAVGNLADRAFRSPGFLSGHVVDFVKVGSFPTFNVADSAITVGAVVLVVLAFLPRARAQ
- a CDS encoding DUF167 domain-containing protein, producing MPVAPDLVTTDGDAVVVAVHVQPRAGRTAVVGRHGDALKVRVAAPPVDDRANEATIALLADVLDVPASAMSVVAGARSRMKRVRVQGIDHETAVERVERALELAAEPPGPRQRRQR
- a CDS encoding TraR/DksA C4-type zinc finger protein, which produces MVTKVPAARLPGAVGAESSPVKALAGRKRTVICELSGFEVTPGAPALSAKTLERLRQKLVAEKERLQNQAEELAAEAEQLAAEREAGDTQFDEESGEGDTVNVERERDLLLSATARQVVEEIDEALTRIKKGSYGVCKPAGRKLPLERLEAIPWANVCVDCKARAERRR